A genomic stretch from Microplitis mediator isolate UGA2020A chromosome 10, iyMicMedi2.1, whole genome shotgun sequence includes:
- the LOC130675997 gene encoding beta-1,3-galactosyltransferase brn: MFCILERSFPVLKRSILNIKFRHVCTTFVMLMILQFFGIFTHIFEVSFEDNFSYPYEGDVSSSVEALKHNKKPEIEPINSYNYDYIHDIKENCIDNDYHTLRIIFIVKSAIDNFDRRNAIRNSWGHKKRFFDVPTRTVFLLGTNPMHNKKLQSKLDDEIKKHKDIVQGNYIDTYYNNTIKTMMGLKWAVNYCLNSKFYMFVDDDIYVSVKNVLRFIRNPTSYPDYLQDPSRIGGPHKREISESYVPNLVNHLPKNSSNSSNSINKTSTDNQYQYQVNVTLNNESSNNDSDGALIRKRRQVFDFELPNDVMLFAGYVFISSPHRYKSSKWYVSLDEYKYDMWPPYVTAGAYILSKEALINLYYTSFYTKHFKFDDVYLGLVAKKADIELFHCDEFHFYKKEYTKYNYKYVITSHGYGDPAELMHVWNEQKSLGNA, translated from the coding sequence ATGTTTTGCATTCTGGAGCGATCATTTCCAGTACTAAAACGATCAATTCTCAACATTAAATTCCGCCATGTATGCACGACATTTGTCATGTTAATGATATTACAATTCTTCGGAATATTTACTCACATATTCGAAGTATCATTCGAAGACAATTTCTCATACCCCTACGAAGGCGATGTATCCTCATCAGTAGAAGCTCTGAAGCACAACAAGAAGCCCGAAATCGAGCCAATAAACAGCTACAATTACGATTACATCCACGATATCAAAGAAAACTGTATCGACAACGACTATCATACATtgagaataatatttatcgtTAAATCAGCGATCGATAATTTCGATCGACGCAACGCAATAAGAAATTCATGGGGTCACAAGAAACGTTTTTTCGACGTACCAACGCGCACTGTATTTTTACTGGGTACCAATCCAAtgcacaataaaaaattacagtcgAAATTAGACGACgagataaaaaaacataaagaTATCGTTCAAGGAAATTATATCGATACTTATTACAAcaatacaataaaaacaatgatGGGGTTAAAATGGGCAGTTAACTACtgtttgaattcaaaattttacatgTTCGTTGATGACGACATTTACGTGTCTGTCAAAAACGTATTGAGATTTATAAGGAACCCGACGTCTTATCCAGATTATCTACAGGACCCTAGTAGAATTGGTGGCCCACACAAACGTGAGATAAGCGAATCTTATGTGCCAAATTTAGTTAATCATTTGCCAAAGAATAGTAGTAATAGTTctaattctataaataaaacgaGTACCGATAATCAGTATCAGTACCAAGTGAATGTAACTCTGAATAATGAGAGTTCAAATAACGACAGTGATGGAGCTTTAATCAGAAAACGCAGACAAGTATTTGATTTTGAGCTACCGAATGACGTAATGCTATTTGCTGGGTACGTATTTATATCGTCACCGCATCGTTACAAATCGTCTAAATGGTACGTCTCGTTGgatgaatataaatatgacaTGTGGCCACCGTACGTCACTGCGGGTGCTTATATATTGTCTAAAGAGGCGCTTATTAATTTGTATTACACGAGTTTTTATACAAAACACTTCAAATTTGATGATGTTTATTTGGGTCTAGTTGCTAAGAAAGCTGACATTGAACTTTTTCACTGTGATgagtttcatttttataaaaaagaatacactaagtataattataaatatgttatCACGTCACATGGCTACGGAGATCCTGCGGAATTGATGCATGTGTGGAATGAACAAAAATCATTAGGAAATGCGTAA
- the LOC130675998 gene encoding microtubule nucleation factor SSNA1-like, translating into MSQHGAALQTYNQELVKCLEDVKCKRASLQAEIDIEEEEKHILEREIKKMQHKLSQINDSLNKKILVRNEYNRIIADTEAHYMKIVDSSQMLLAVVQRETSTLDQSLRKSTTDKSQLHPQ; encoded by the exons ATGTCTCAGCATGGCGCGGCTTTGCAAACTTACAATCAAGAACTTGTCAAgt gCTTAGAAGACGTAAAATGTAAAAGAGCGAGTTTGCAAGCCGAGATAGATattgaagaagaagaaaaacatATTCTAGAacgtgaaattaaaaaaatgcaacaTAAATTATCGCAAATAAATGACagtctcaataaaaaaattttagtaagaaATGAGTATAATAGAATTATTGCAGACACAGAAGCTCATTACatgaag attgtCGATAGCTCGCAAATGCTTTTAGCTGTTGTCCAACGTGAAACATCAACATTGGATCAATCATTGAGAAAATCAACGACAGACAAGTCACAATTACACCCTCAATGA